A genomic segment from Gossypium hirsutum isolate 1008001.06 chromosome D04, Gossypium_hirsutum_v2.1, whole genome shotgun sequence encodes:
- the LOC107907562 gene encoding uncharacterized protein has translation MDFVTGLPLSSSKKNVEWVIFDRLRKSPYFIAVRTDWSLQKLVEVYTKEIVRLHDVPMSIISDRDPWFTASFLKQLHKFLGTGLNFSTGWERYLPLVDFVYNNSFQSSIQMAPYEVLYSRRCRTPVCSMELGEKRMIGPELIQETKDIVKKIGDKLKTAFDRNKSYSDLKHRDIEYSVGDAVFINVSP, from the exons atggattttgtaacggggTTACCTTTATCGTCAAGTAAGAAAAATGTTGAGTGGGTGATTTTTGATCGACTCAGGAAATCACCTTATTTCATTGCGGTCAGGACTGATTGGTCACTCCAAAAGCTTGTTGAAGTTTATACTAaggaaattgtgagattgcacgatGTTCCTATGTCAATAATCTCTGATCGAGATCCGTGGTTCACTGCAAGCTTTTTGAAACAGTTGCACAAATTTCTTGGTACAGGACTTAATTTTAGCACAG gttgggagcGTTACTTACCTTTAGTTGATTTTgtatacaataatagctttcaatctagtattcaaatggctccgtacGAAGTTTTATATAGTCGTAGGTGTCGAACACCTGTTTGCTCGATGGAATTAGGTGAAAAGAGAATGATTGGGCCGGAACTAATTCAAGAAACGAAAGATATTGTTAAGAAAATTGGAGATAAATTGAAGACAGCCTTCGATAGAAATAAATCATATTCAGATTTGAAACATCGAGATATTGAATATTCTGTTGGCGATGCAGTATTTATTAATGTTTCACcttga